One genomic window of Candidatus Parvarchaeota archaeon includes the following:
- a CDS encoding ABC transporter, with product MGFVDSVYAIWYRELIVFLREKERVISAVVTPLMWIVAFGGGLGASVEIGGMNYQTFLFPGILAMAVLFGSIFYGMYIIWDKKLDFLKMVLVAPVPRSAVFLGKMLGGMTDVLIQVSALVAFGFVLGMPLTAQSAVLAL from the coding sequence TTTGTGGATTCTGTTTATGCGATTTGGTACAGAGAGCTTATAGTTTTTTTGCGCGAGAAGGAACGGGTAATTTCGGCAGTTGTAACCCCGCTTATGTGGATAGTCGCATTTGGGGGCGGGCTTGGGGCATCAGTTGAAATAGGGGGCATGAATTACCAGACATTTCTTTTCCCCGGTATCCTTGCAATGGCCGTCCTTTTTGGCTCGATATTCTATGGAATGTACATCATCTGGGACAAGAAGCTTGACTTTCTTAAGATGGTCCTTGTGGCCCCGGTTCCGCGAAGCGCCGTGTTCCTTGGCAAAATGCTTGGCGGCATGACAGACGTGCTGATACAAGTAAGTGCACTTGTCGCATTTGGCTTTGTGCTTGGCATGCCACTTACGGCGCAATCAGCAGTCCTTGCACTTTT